The Nocardia arthritidis genome has a window encoding:
- a CDS encoding TetR/AcrR family transcriptional regulator: protein MQTGQDSADGGPRIWGGTTLTERREARRAALLEAALDLIGESGASGVTMRAVCRRSNLTDRYFYESFASRDELLDVLYRQVADEFLAPMTAFAATDDPARDRQLSEILVDKVLADPRKSRLFLVEPYSSTGLGQTTIAVMPVFTRLMQDHLFAHIQDPVRRRLAAVTMASGNAGMFSAWLNGSLRASRDQIVDHYVATLTIYRALYQDQAPDLP, encoded by the coding sequence GTGCAGACAGGTCAGGATTCAGCCGACGGGGGTCCCCGCATCTGGGGTGGGACCACGCTCACCGAGCGCAGGGAGGCCCGCCGGGCCGCGCTGCTGGAGGCCGCGCTCGACCTGATCGGGGAATCCGGCGCGAGCGGGGTCACCATGCGCGCGGTCTGCCGCAGATCCAACCTGACCGACCGCTATTTCTACGAGAGCTTCGCCAGCCGCGACGAACTGCTCGACGTGCTGTACCGGCAGGTCGCCGACGAGTTCCTGGCGCCGATGACGGCCTTCGCGGCCACCGACGATCCGGCGCGGGACCGGCAGCTCTCGGAGATCCTGGTCGACAAGGTGCTGGCCGACCCGCGCAAATCCCGACTGTTCCTGGTCGAGCCCTATTCCAGCACCGGGCTCGGGCAGACGACCATCGCGGTGATGCCGGTATTCACCCGGTTGATGCAGGACCACCTGTTCGCGCACATCCAGGATCCGGTGCGGCGCAGGCTGGCCGCGGTCACCATGGCAAGCGGCAATGCCGGCATGTTCTCGGCCTGGCTGAACGGCTCGCTGCGGGCGAGCCGGGATCAGATCGTCGACCACTACGTCGCGACGCTCACCATCTATCGCGCTCTGTACCAGGACCAGGCCCCCGATTTGCCATGA
- a CDS encoding pyridoxal-phosphate dependent enzyme, which translates to MTRYDDITDLIGNTPLLHLDPGVHQLDGVRLYAKLESHNPFGSVKDRVAWGMIRDEIEAIRACGQTLIEASSGNTAKALRILGAMYGIRLRAVTNRIKVAEVRDLLQLFGTEIVELPGLSECPDPTTPNDVYSVIEATMAKEPGAYHHPSQYTNEKNVEAHYHGTGREIHEDLSADGITRVDYLIGGLGTTGSTRGAATYLRKHNPELRTVAVVSERADFIPGIRTENEMWEVGLFQPDFYDRIVTVEAGRAIDATLALATGYGVLAGPTSGASYAAALDYLGALDLSGRSADDPVVAVFIVCDRLEPYLSYIKKRRPELFGRADRRAVPTTAELAATPALSPVELAELDRIGRPTIVDTRGAMAYRIAHVPGAVNIRDDQLDEMFVQGIPFPKSRPVVFVCPVGELSTRYAALARRAGYDAASLSGGVVAWRDAGLPMESGT; encoded by the coding sequence GTGACGCGCTACGACGACATCACCGATCTGATCGGCAACACTCCCCTGCTGCACCTGGATCCGGGCGTGCATCAGCTCGACGGCGTGCGGCTCTACGCGAAACTGGAGTCGCACAACCCCTTCGGCTCGGTCAAGGACCGGGTGGCCTGGGGCATGATCCGGGACGAGATCGAGGCGATCCGGGCCTGCGGACAGACGCTGATCGAGGCGTCCAGCGGCAATACCGCAAAGGCGCTGCGCATCCTCGGCGCCATGTACGGGATCCGGCTGCGCGCGGTGACCAACCGGATCAAGGTGGCCGAGGTACGCGATCTGTTACAGCTGTTCGGCACCGAAATCGTCGAACTGCCAGGGCTTTCCGAATGCCCCGACCCGACGACGCCCAATGACGTGTATTCGGTGATCGAGGCGACGATGGCGAAGGAGCCGGGCGCGTACCATCATCCGTCGCAGTACACCAACGAGAAGAATGTCGAGGCGCACTATCACGGCACCGGCCGCGAGATCCACGAGGATCTGTCCGCCGACGGCATCACCAGGGTCGACTATTTGATCGGCGGTCTCGGCACCACCGGGTCCACCCGCGGCGCCGCCACCTACCTGCGCAAGCACAATCCCGAATTGCGCACCGTCGCGGTGGTTTCCGAGCGGGCCGACTTCATACCCGGCATCCGGACGGAGAACGAGATGTGGGAGGTCGGGCTTTTCCAGCCCGATTTCTACGACCGGATCGTCACGGTGGAGGCGGGCCGCGCCATCGACGCGACGCTCGCGCTCGCCACCGGCTACGGCGTCCTGGCCGGGCCCACCAGCGGCGCCAGCTATGCCGCCGCATTGGATTACCTTGGCGCACTGGATCTTTCGGGACGCTCCGCCGACGATCCGGTGGTCGCGGTATTCATCGTGTGCGACCGGCTGGAACCGTACCTGTCCTATATCAAGAAGCGCAGGCCGGAACTGTTCGGCCGGGCCGACCGCCGCGCGGTGCCCACCACCGCGGAACTGGCCGCGACACCGGCACTTTCGCCCGTCGAACTGGCCGAGCTGGACCGCATCGGCAGGCCGACGATCGTGGACACCCGCGGCGCCATGGCCTACCGGATCGCGCATGTGCCCGGCGCGGTGAACATCCGCGACGATCAGCTCGACGAAATGTTCGTCCAGGGCATCCCGTTCCCGAAATCGCGGCCGGTGGTCTTCGTCTGCCCGGTGGGCGAGCTCTCGACGCGCTACGCCGCACTGGCCCGGCGGGCGGGATACGACGCGGCCAGCCTGTCCGGCGGCGTCGTCGCCTGGCGCGACGCCGGTTTGCCGATGGAGAGCGGGACATGA
- a CDS encoding decarboxylase: MTAPLPALPAKIHPLVRAFLDTRGAVEETLIRFGSPVHLIFPQVYAENLKQLRTVLDRHLSRHRICYAHKVNQARSFVRTAEHAGIAIDVASPQELASAVGAGFGPMRIEVTGPKGESFLRDLVDCGATINVDNLWELRRVTELAGDRAKVPVLLRVSGFPEAQVSRFGVPVAHLDRAFDLLSAHRRRINFLGFAFHIDSGEQAERIRALETCLELVEEAYGHGLAPSVLDIGGGLRQVFTADGARFDGYVHALRESLLGRGERMSWGDNTFGYHIDGGVVRGTPVFHKYANTVPANRMLEELLTAPLERHGGRTVAQVAADNMLEIWLEPGKSLVDHAGLTVARVECTKELPDGSVLVNVDLSRDAVTPADQEVMVDPLVLTRGAHVPVVAGRDGVRPAQAGDTYPALRPVPETRSVGVYFAGRLCLERDLITNHKVWLPECPSPGDVVVFPNTAAYHMDLSAATASMHPVPLKLAVAHRAGSFQVYRDYDYEPLIPVGVPPPRRLPPRRPPLPRRPTEAP; encoded by the coding sequence ATGACGGCACCGCTACCCGCTCTACCCGCGAAGATCCATCCGCTGGTGCGGGCGTTCCTCGATACCAGGGGCGCCGTCGAGGAGACCCTCATCCGCTTCGGCTCGCCGGTGCACCTGATCTTCCCGCAGGTGTACGCCGAGAACCTCAAACAACTGCGCACGGTGCTGGACCGGCACCTGTCGCGGCACCGAATCTGCTACGCGCACAAGGTCAATCAGGCCAGATCCTTCGTCCGCACCGCCGAGCACGCCGGTATCGCCATCGATGTGGCCTCGCCGCAGGAGTTGGCCAGCGCGGTCGGCGCCGGCTTCGGCCCGATGCGCATCGAGGTGACCGGACCCAAGGGCGAATCGTTCCTGCGGGATCTGGTCGACTGCGGCGCGACCATCAACGTGGACAATCTGTGGGAGCTGCGCCGGGTCACCGAGTTGGCCGGCGACCGCGCGAAAGTGCCGGTGCTGCTGCGGGTTTCCGGATTCCCGGAGGCGCAGGTGAGCCGGTTCGGCGTGCCGGTCGCGCATCTGGACCGCGCATTCGATCTGCTTTCGGCGCATCGCCGCCGAATCAACTTCCTCGGCTTCGCCTTTCATATCGATTCCGGTGAGCAGGCCGAGCGGATCCGCGCGCTGGAGACCTGCCTGGAACTGGTCGAGGAGGCGTACGGGCACGGGTTGGCGCCATCGGTGCTCGATATCGGCGGCGGGCTACGCCAGGTGTTCACCGCCGACGGCGCCCGCTTCGACGGCTACGTGCACGCGCTGCGCGAATCGCTGCTCGGCCGCGGCGAGCGAATGAGCTGGGGCGACAACACCTTCGGCTATCACATCGACGGTGGCGTCGTTCGCGGCACGCCGGTGTTCCACAAGTACGCCAATACCGTCCCGGCCAACAGGATGCTGGAGGAGTTGCTCACCGCGCCGCTGGAGCGGCACGGGGGACGCACCGTCGCCCAGGTGGCCGCGGACAACATGCTGGAGATCTGGCTGGAGCCGGGTAAGTCGCTGGTCGATCATGCCGGGCTGACGGTGGCGCGGGTGGAGTGCACCAAGGAGCTCCCCGATGGCAGCGTGCTCGTCAACGTCGACCTCAGCCGGGATGCGGTGACCCCGGCCGACCAGGAGGTGATGGTGGATCCGCTGGTGCTGACCCGCGGCGCGCATGTGCCGGTGGTCGCGGGCCGTGACGGCGTTCGGCCCGCACAGGCGGGCGACACCTACCCCGCCCTGCGCCCGGTGCCCGAAACCCGTTCCGTCGGTGTGTATTTCGCGGGCCGCCTGTGCCTGGAGCGCGACCTGATCACCAATCACAAGGTCTGGCTGCCGGAATGCCCGAGTCCCGGTGATGTGGTGGTGTTCCCGAATACCGCCGCCTACCACATGGATTTGTCGGCGGCGACCGCGTCCATGCATCCGGTCCCGCTGAAACTCGCTGTCGCGCACCGTGCGGGCAGCTTCCAGGTATACCGCGATTACGATTACGAGCCGCTGATTCCGGTCGGCGTCCCGCCACCGCGCCGGCTGCCACCGCGGCGCCCGCCGCTGCCCCGCCGACCCACCGAGGCACCGTGA
- a CDS encoding heavy-metal-associated domain-containing protein: MTGGPASRDDSEKGGGRLDTPPRYDRRAASRVLAGLAEPGLFATPLVAGGQRRIEYTSAALHSEPNSHLTLSQRLYLERFMRPCRPDQITSATHRITWTDSDGVPNTGHYRADGLGPLVPIATRETVLALWHAITANTALSERISALGPREHAVLDGTTTDHDPLEIFRVGIEATGRALAQHALLARQTPYRSAVEFGRGMQESGIFAAVATRWYWELQASTYRRGMIPVRLAAQPDGTVRYTAETVATLRAMKDNTIEDAHNVMRRALKSEKLSVAEAIAKYHDELDLISRQYALLPPGTRPACLAAMPHHLGGRHYSILPVVVDVFVPLFSEIADKCEITQIRTDLDALPDDAATAEDRVFYVPDMNCKHCVRTIGGVLESMGIRVAEIDLLSKRVVAEFRSPRNRARAFEAIRDGGYNPVAEKPHQQTETAV; the protein is encoded by the coding sequence GTGACGGGTGGGCCTGCATCGCGCGATGATTCGGAGAAGGGTGGTGGGCGGCTGGACACCCCACCGCGTTACGACCGGCGCGCCGCGTCCCGGGTGCTTGCCGGACTCGCCGAGCCGGGGCTGTTCGCGACGCCGCTCGTGGCGGGTGGCCAGCGGCGGATCGAATATACAAGCGCCGCATTGCATTCCGAGCCGAACAGCCACCTCACCCTCTCCCAGCGGCTGTACCTGGAACGCTTCATGCGGCCGTGCCGCCCGGACCAGATCACCAGCGCCACCCACCGGATCACCTGGACCGACAGCGACGGTGTGCCGAACACCGGCCACTACCGCGCCGACGGCCTCGGCCCGCTCGTGCCCATCGCCACGCGCGAGACCGTGCTGGCGCTCTGGCACGCCATCACCGCGAATACCGCTCTGTCGGAGCGCATTTCCGCACTCGGGCCGCGCGAGCACGCGGTGCTCGACGGCACGACCACCGACCACGACCCACTGGAGATCTTCCGCGTCGGCATCGAAGCCACCGGGCGCGCACTGGCCCAGCACGCCCTGCTGGCCAGGCAGACGCCGTACCGGTCCGCGGTCGAATTCGGCAGGGGCATGCAGGAATCCGGCATCTTCGCCGCCGTCGCCACCCGCTGGTACTGGGAGTTGCAGGCCTCCACCTACCGGCGCGGCATGATCCCGGTGCGGCTCGCCGCGCAGCCCGACGGAACCGTGCGCTACACCGCCGAAACCGTCGCGACGCTGCGGGCCATGAAGGACAACACGATCGAGGACGCGCACAACGTCATGCGCCGCGCGCTCAAGTCCGAAAAACTCAGCGTCGCCGAGGCGATCGCCAAGTACCACGACGAATTGGACCTGATCTCCCGCCAGTACGCGCTGCTGCCACCCGGCACCCGCCCCGCCTGCCTGGCCGCCATGCCGCACCATCTCGGCGGCAGGCACTACAGCATCCTTCCCGTGGTGGTCGACGTCTTCGTCCCGCTGTTCAGTGAGATCGCGGACAAATGCGAAATCACGCAAATACGAACGGATCTCGACGCACTGCCGGACGACGCGGCGACCGCCGAGGACCGGGTGTTCTACGTGCCGGATATGAACTGCAAGCACTGTGTGCGCACCATCGGCGGCGTGCTGGAGTCCATGGGCATCCGGGTGGCCGAGATCGATCTGCTCAGCAAGCGGGTGGTCGCCGAATTCCGCAGCCCGCGCAACCGCGCGCGGGCCTTCGAGGCCATCCGTGACGGCGGCTACAACCCGGTCGCCGAAAAGCCGCATCAGCAAACGGAAACCGCGGTATGA
- a CDS encoding aminotransferase class V-fold PLP-dependent enzyme yields the protein MRALFPALTEGTEVYLDSAATTQKPLPVIEAVQQYHGSRTANAGRGTYPWATALTERIAGIRAHTARFVGAAHPDEIVFTGGATAALNAVALSWGLANLAEGDEILYSPTDHASNVHPWLYLRTLLGRFGRRITLVPYRVDGLGEADTADILAKVTPRTRLITASHLHHVFGGLSTLEELRGKLDPEVLLCFDCSQSGGHLPVDVTELRADFAVFAAHKMFGAPGTGVLYCHRRVHDRLDPFLPGGNSGVVVADSDLIPSDMPGLLEGGTQNIPGILALGAALDVLDEFGLAEIARHNRDLTLALIEGLRPIPGLEFLPGPGYASCATGYGIVSFTLDGISATDLGFVLGEFGFLVRTGAQCLPHRPHEPGIDAVRVSTHIYNTSDEIDRFVACVSTIAQEVQ from the coding sequence ATGCGGGCCCTGTTCCCCGCGCTCACCGAGGGCACCGAGGTGTATCTCGACAGCGCCGCCACCACCCAGAAACCGCTGCCGGTCATCGAGGCCGTGCAGCAGTACCACGGCTCACGCACGGCCAATGCCGGGCGCGGCACCTATCCGTGGGCCACCGCGCTCACCGAGCGCATCGCCGGAATCCGTGCGCACACCGCGCGATTCGTCGGCGCCGCCCACCCCGACGAGATCGTCTTCACCGGCGGCGCCACCGCGGCGCTCAATGCCGTCGCACTCTCCTGGGGGCTGGCGAATCTCGCCGAAGGTGACGAAATCCTCTACAGCCCAACCGATCACGCGTCGAACGTGCATCCGTGGCTGTACCTGCGCACGCTGCTCGGCCGGTTCGGGCGGCGGATCACGCTGGTGCCCTACCGGGTCGACGGCCTCGGCGAGGCCGATACCGCCGATATCCTCGCCAAGGTAACGCCCCGTACCCGGCTCATCACGGCCAGCCATCTGCACCACGTCTTCGGCGGGCTCAGCACCCTGGAAGAGCTGCGTGGAAAGCTCGACCCCGAGGTGCTGCTCTGCTTCGACTGTAGTCAGAGCGGCGGTCATCTTCCGGTGGACGTCACCGAATTACGGGCCGACTTCGCGGTTTTCGCCGCGCACAAGATGTTCGGCGCGCCCGGCACCGGCGTCCTCTACTGCCACCGGCGGGTCCACGATCGGCTGGACCCGTTCCTGCCCGGCGGGAATTCCGGTGTGGTTGTTGCCGATTCGGATCTGATCCCGTCGGACATGCCCGGGCTGCTCGAGGGCGGCACCCAGAACATACCCGGCATCCTCGCCCTCGGTGCGGCGCTGGATGTGCTCGACGAGTTCGGTTTGGCCGAAATCGCCCGGCACAACCGGGATCTCACGCTCGCGCTCATCGAGGGGCTGCGCCCGATACCGGGCCTGGAGTTCCTGCCCGGGCCCGGATACGCGTCCTGCGCCACCGGCTACGGCATCGTGTCGTTCACCCTCGACGGCATCTCCGCGACCGATCTGGGTTTCGTCCTCGGCGAATTCGGCTTCCTGGTGCGCACCGGAGCCCAGTGCCTGCCGCACCGGCCGCACGAACCCGGTATCGATGCGGTGCGGGTCAGCACGCATATCTACAACACATCCGACGAGATCGATCGTTTCGTCGCATGCGTTTCCACGATCGCGCAGGAGGTCCAGTGA
- a CDS encoding CBS domain-containing protein has translation MRIAEILRRKGSAVATVTPETTVQSLLGTLAEHNIGAVVVSPDGSRIAGIVSERDVVRNLHRRGAALLDRPVAEIMTAAVRTCDPDDRVDGLRNIMTEHRIRHLPVVRDNRLVGIVSIGDVVKSAISELTFERQHLVEYVQGQY, from the coding sequence ATGCGAATCGCGGAGATCTTACGGAGAAAGGGCAGCGCCGTCGCGACGGTCACGCCCGAGACAACGGTACAGAGCCTGCTCGGCACGCTCGCCGAGCACAATATCGGCGCGGTGGTGGTCTCACCGGACGGCAGCCGGATCGCCGGCATCGTCTCGGAGCGCGACGTGGTGCGCAACCTCCATCGGCGCGGTGCGGCACTACTCGATCGGCCGGTCGCCGAGATCATGACGGCCGCCGTGCGCACCTGCGATCCCGACGACCGCGTCGACGGGCTGCGCAACATCATGACGGAGCATCGAATCCGGCATCTGCCGGTGGTGCGCGACAACCGGCTGGTCGGCATCGTCAGCATCGGCGACGTGGTGAAGAGCGCCATCTCCGAGCTGACCTTCGAGCGCCAGCACCTGGTCGAATACGTCCAGGGCCAGTACTGA
- a CDS encoding SAM-dependent methyltransferase codes for MRDDDRPLIRTDIPHSARIWNYWMGGKDYYEIDQIAGDVAAGIYPDILATAVHSRKFLIRVVHHLAAEAGIRQFLDIGTGLPTGRNTHEVAQAVAPESKIVYVDNDPLVLAHARALAHGGPAGAITFADTDFHAPEQIIADARSTLDFNQPVGILLLGVLGHANTYDDALRVVHTVLDAVPSGSYLALWDGTTDSETYVMMCDRYAETGGVPYIPRDRAEIRAAFDGLELVEPGFVPIDEWRTESARVDAIRPLAAFGAVARKP; via the coding sequence ATGCGCGACGACGACAGACCCCTCATCCGGACGGACATCCCGCATTCCGCGCGCATCTGGAACTACTGGATGGGTGGCAAGGACTATTACGAAATCGACCAGATCGCCGGCGATGTCGCCGCGGGCATCTACCCCGATATCCTCGCCACCGCCGTCCATTCCAGGAAGTTCCTGATCCGGGTGGTGCACCACCTCGCGGCCGAGGCGGGCATCCGGCAGTTCCTCGATATCGGCACCGGCCTGCCGACCGGGCGCAATACGCACGAGGTCGCGCAGGCCGTCGCGCCGGAATCCAAGATCGTCTACGTGGATAACGACCCGCTCGTCCTCGCGCATGCGCGGGCGCTGGCACACGGCGGCCCCGCGGGCGCGATCACCTTCGCCGACACGGATTTCCATGCGCCGGAACAGATCATCGCCGATGCGCGTAGCACCCTTGATTTCAACCAACCGGTCGGAATTCTGCTGCTCGGCGTGCTCGGCCACGCCAACACCTACGACGACGCGCTGCGCGTTGTTCATACCGTGCTGGACGCGGTCCCGTCCGGGAGTTACCTCGCGCTATGGGACGGCACCACCGATAGTGAAACGTACGTGATGATGTGTGACCGCTACGCCGAAACCGGCGGCGTCCCCTATATCCCGCGCGATCGCGCCGAGATCCGCGCCGCATTCGACGGACTGGAACTCGTCGAACCGGGATTCGTACCGATCGATGAATGGCGTACCGAGTCCGCGCGGGTTGATGCGATTCGGCCATTGGCGGCATTCGGCGCGGTTGCTCGCAAACCGTAG
- a CDS encoding DUF397 domain-containing protein, which produces MSDKTANEVLGTWRKSTFSNPSGNCVEVAEATNGLVAVRNSREPEAGVLFYTRPEIDAFVRGAKAGEFDDLTS; this is translated from the coding sequence ATGTCGGACAAAACGGCGAACGAAGTCCTGGGAACGTGGCGTAAGAGCACGTTCAGCAATCCGAGTGGTAACTGTGTAGAGGTCGCCGAGGCGACCAATGGCCTGGTGGCCGTGCGCAACTCGCGCGAGCCCGAAGCCGGCGTACTGTTCTACACCCGTCCGGAAATCGATGCATTTGTTCGCGGCGCGAAGGCTGGAGAGTTCGACGACCTGACTAGCTGA
- a CDS encoding helix-turn-helix domain-containing protein codes for MIAEPDDEGRVQSVIAERGPTVLRIALGGQLRKLRESKGITREAAGDAIRGSHAKISRLELGRTGFKERDIRDLLTLYGVNEPEERESFLELARQANEPGWWHRYSDLLPSWFGTYLGLEQAASKIRTYEAHLIPGLLQTPDYARSVVSLGYEDADNDRRVEVRAKRQEILHRVDPPVVWAVIDEAALHRHVGGPGVHREQLEHLIELAKLPHVTIQVLPYSAGEHAAAGSSFTILRFAETELPDIVYLEHLTSALYLDRRQDLALYLSVMDRLSVQSERPDRSVEILAEYAKQL; via the coding sequence ATGATCGCTGAACCGGATGACGAAGGCCGTGTGCAGTCAGTTATCGCGGAACGTGGCCCGACGGTGCTACGTATCGCCCTTGGCGGGCAGCTGCGTAAGCTCCGCGAGAGTAAGGGCATAACCCGTGAGGCGGCCGGTGATGCCATCCGTGGTTCCCACGCGAAAATCAGCCGTCTGGAACTGGGCCGCACCGGATTCAAAGAACGCGATATCCGCGACCTGTTGACCCTGTACGGGGTCAACGAGCCCGAGGAACGGGAGTCGTTCCTCGAGCTCGCACGGCAGGCGAACGAACCAGGCTGGTGGCATCGCTACAGCGATCTGCTGCCGTCCTGGTTCGGGACCTACCTCGGTTTGGAACAGGCGGCCAGCAAGATCCGCACCTATGAGGCCCACCTGATTCCCGGCCTGCTGCAGACGCCCGATTACGCACGGTCGGTCGTCTCGCTCGGCTACGAGGATGCCGATAACGACCGGCGCGTCGAGGTTCGCGCCAAGCGGCAGGAGATCCTGCACCGCGTCGATCCGCCGGTGGTGTGGGCGGTGATCGACGAGGCGGCGCTGCATCGCCACGTCGGCGGTCCCGGTGTGCATCGGGAACAGCTCGAGCATCTGATCGAGCTGGCCAAGTTGCCTCACGTGACGATTCAGGTCCTGCCATATTCCGCGGGCGAACACGCCGCGGCGGGCAGCTCGTTCACCATTCTGCGGTTCGCCGAGACCGAGCTGCCGGACATCGTCTACCTCGAACACCTGACCAGCGCACTGTATTTGGATCGCAGGCAGGATCTCGCGCTGTACCTGTCGGTGATGGACCGGCTGAGCGTGCAGTCCGAGCGTCCTGACCGTTCGGTCGAGATTCTGGCCGAGTACGCCAAACAGCTCTGA
- a CDS encoding NAD(P)H-binding protein encodes MHVVIAGGHGKIALLLAAVLAERGHRVDGLVRNPAHSAEITAAGATPVLFDLEHSTSAEAQAVLKGADAVVFAAGAGPGSGAARKYAVDKGGSVLLAAAAEELGVRRFVQISTINAGLPVAPGGDEVWAAYLDAKTQAEADLRARDLDWTILRPGRLVDTPGGHVRLGAERLQGSIARADVAVIVADLLTAPRTIGATLELVAGETPVDQAVAGLP; translated from the coding sequence ATGCACGTCGTCATCGCGGGCGGACACGGCAAAATCGCCCTGCTGCTCGCCGCGGTGCTGGCCGAACGCGGCCACCGGGTGGACGGCCTCGTCCGCAATCCGGCGCATTCGGCCGAAATCACCGCGGCCGGAGCCACTCCCGTGCTGTTCGACCTCGAGCACAGCACCTCCGCCGAGGCGCAGGCGGTGTTGAAGGGCGCCGACGCGGTCGTCTTCGCCGCTGGCGCGGGCCCGGGCAGCGGCGCGGCCCGCAAATACGCGGTGGACAAGGGTGGTTCGGTGCTGCTGGCCGCGGCCGCCGAGGAACTCGGTGTCCGGCGCTTCGTGCAGATCTCCACCATCAATGCGGGCCTGCCGGTGGCTCCGGGCGGCGACGAGGTGTGGGCCGCCTATCTCGATGCGAAAACCCAAGCCGAGGCGGATCTTCGGGCCCGCGATCTGGACTGGACGATCCTGCGTCCGGGGCGACTCGTCGATACGCCGGGCGGCCACGTCCGGCTCGGCGCCGAGCGGCTTCAGGGCAGTATCGCCCGCGCGGATGTTGCCGTGATCGTCGCCGACCTCCTCACCGCACCCCGAACCATCGGCGCCACCCTGGAACTCGTCGCCGGTGAAACTCCGGTTGACCAGGCGGTCGCCGGACTCCCCTGA
- a CDS encoding DUF2599 domain-containing protein — MTYPARLDYTNREDTALTAANRHPASGPSRRRIPKGRAPRAALVAASVFAAALTPISCAGDPGVQSPTPDSPTESATGTTVSTPPAADPYAGRPLVDHTTWTQDGDGRRLRVYPTIAGRETTWPGADERAWQEVLAMAPDADTPGMRDQFVCHWIWARIVVPNKESWNLEPWRPAVGYEATVAAQCNPGGSQDPGDR, encoded by the coding sequence GTGACATATCCAGCTAGGCTCGACTACACGAACAGGGAGGACACCGCACTGACCGCAGCGAATCGACATCCCGCGTCCGGCCCGAGCCGCCGCCGCATCCCGAAGGGGCGTGCGCCCCGCGCGGCACTGGTCGCCGCGTCCGTATTCGCCGCCGCGCTCACACCGATCTCCTGTGCGGGAGATCCGGGCGTCCAGTCGCCCACGCCCGATTCCCCCACCGAATCGGCAACCGGCACAACGGTTTCCACTCCCCCGGCCGCCGATCCGTACGCGGGCCGTCCGCTCGTCGACCACACCACGTGGACCCAGGACGGCGACGGCCGCCGTTTGCGCGTCTATCCCACCATCGCGGGCCGCGAAACCACCTGGCCCGGTGCGGACGAGCGCGCCTGGCAGGAGGTGCTCGCCATGGCGCCCGACGCCGACACACCCGGCATGCGCGACCAATTCGTCTGCCACTGGATCTGGGCGCGGATAGTCGTGCCGAACAAGGAGAGTTGGAATCTCGAGCCGTGGCGGCCCGCCGTCGGCTACGAGGCCACCGTCGCGGCGCAGTGCAACCCCGGCGGCAGCCAGGACCCCGGCGACCGCTGA